Proteins from one Gimesia maris genomic window:
- a CDS encoding glycosyltransferase family 4 protein, translated as MSKADSPLDVLLFAGPFEVRGTSAYTLRLAQYTAAYGIAARVVCPNATKVDPGLRSKLDIKEYRNLNVPMLGHLLLHLVKQELEKKPPDLIHIQSRHVLSQGQWLARKLKRPFLLTVNDYLQSDERLRIDMRWCRRIITVSESVKKDLIARTGLPEDFVLVIPSGVDVPEQSQHIPVLSRDHEPVVGTAGPLETIKGLPYFLGAASRVLEVNPHVQFLVSGAGPEESNLRHLVRDLEISENVTFVPNLYDFSISLEAMDIFCLASLRQGLGTIMLEAMALAKPVIATGVGGIYSVIRDGETGLVIPPSNSEILASSILKLLDDPLKARAMGESARELVRQEFRVETMVEKTVEQYKLALQVPV; from the coding sequence ATGAGTAAAGCAGATTCACCTCTTGATGTATTGTTATTTGCAGGGCCTTTTGAAGTCAGAGGTACCTCAGCCTATACCCTGCGACTGGCACAATACACGGCCGCTTATGGGATTGCTGCCAGGGTGGTCTGTCCCAATGCGACAAAAGTTGATCCCGGCCTGCGATCGAAACTGGACATTAAAGAGTACCGGAATCTGAATGTACCGATGCTGGGACACCTGCTTTTACATCTCGTCAAACAGGAACTGGAAAAGAAGCCACCTGATCTGATTCATATCCAGTCACGCCATGTATTGTCACAGGGGCAGTGGCTGGCCCGCAAACTGAAACGTCCTTTTCTGCTGACGGTGAATGACTACCTGCAGAGTGATGAGCGTCTGCGGATCGATATGCGGTGGTGCAGGAGAATTATCACTGTCAGCGAGTCTGTTAAAAAAGACTTGATAGCCCGCACCGGTTTGCCCGAAGATTTTGTGCTGGTAATTCCCAGTGGAGTAGATGTACCTGAGCAGTCACAGCATATCCCTGTCCTGTCCCGCGATCATGAGCCTGTTGTAGGTACAGCAGGCCCGCTGGAGACGATCAAGGGGCTGCCTTACTTTCTGGGGGCAGCCAGTCGCGTGCTGGAAGTGAATCCGCATGTTCAATTTTTAGTTTCGGGAGCAGGCCCGGAGGAAAGTAATTTGCGGCATCTGGTCCGGGATCTGGAAATTTCTGAAAACGTGACCTTTGTTCCTAATCTGTATGACTTTTCCATTTCTCTGGAAGCAATGGATATTTTCTGCCTGGCTTCACTCAGGCAGGGTCTGGGTACGATTATGCTGGAAGCGATGGCATTAGCCAAGCCCGTGATTGCGACCGGGGTTGGCGGGATCTATTCTGTAATCCGCGATGGGGAAACAGGGCTGGTGATTCCTCCCTCGAACAGTGAAATACTGGCAAGCAGTATCCTGAAACTACTGGATGATCCCCTGAAAGCGCGGGCGATGGGAGAATCGGCTCGAGAACTGGTCCGGCAGGAATTCCGGGTTGAGACCATGGTTGAGAAAACTGTGGAACAGTATAAACTGGCATTGCAGGTTCCGGTCTGA
- the floA gene encoding flotillin-like protein FloA (flotillin-like protein involved in membrane lipid rafts), which produces MNDLNLFAAEDSSTIVWIVGVVVFLGVLVFFAVFARFAGLWIQCKMTNAKISFPNLVMMTIRKVNPTIIVRSKIMAIQAGVTRTYDISTRDLEAHYLAGGNVPNVIRALIAAQRAKIDLDWQSAQAIDLAGRDILDAVRTSVYPKVIDCPDSRKTNSTLDAVAGDGIQLNVRARVTVRTNLKQLVGGATEETVIARVGQGIVQAIGSTDSYKKVLENPDKITQIVLNEGLEKQTAYTIVSIDIADVDVGENIGARLQADHAEAEMRVAQAKAEQRRAEQKAREQEMVALTQENRAKVVLAEAKVPQAIASAFRSKKMGLMDYYELKNVQADTKMRDAIATPEREMTPSS; this is translated from the coding sequence ATGAACGACTTGAATCTTTTCGCTGCCGAAGATAGTTCCACAATTGTCTGGATTGTCGGGGTTGTTGTTTTTCTCGGCGTGCTGGTGTTTTTTGCGGTCTTCGCCCGTTTTGCCGGGTTGTGGATTCAGTGCAAAATGACAAATGCCAAGATCTCGTTTCCGAATCTGGTGATGATGACGATTCGAAAAGTGAATCCCACAATTATCGTTCGCAGTAAGATCATGGCGATTCAGGCAGGGGTCACCCGTACTTATGATATCTCCACCCGGGATCTGGAAGCACATTATCTCGCCGGGGGAAATGTGCCGAATGTGATTCGGGCTTTGATTGCCGCCCAACGGGCCAAGATTGATCTGGACTGGCAGTCGGCACAGGCGATTGACCTGGCCGGGCGTGATATTCTGGATGCAGTCCGGACGAGTGTTTATCCCAAGGTCATTGACTGTCCGGATTCCCGCAAGACGAACAGCACTCTGGATGCCGTAGCCGGCGATGGAATTCAGTTGAATGTACGAGCCCGTGTCACCGTACGGACGAACCTGAAACAGCTGGTCGGCGGTGCCACCGAAGAGACCGTAATCGCACGGGTGGGCCAGGGGATTGTACAGGCCATCGGTTCAACAGATTCCTACAAAAAGGTGCTGGAAAACCCTGATAAAATTACGCAGATCGTATTGAATGAAGGCCTGGAGAAACAGACCGCTTATACGATTGTTTCGATTGATATTGCTGATGTTGATGTGGGCGAAAATATCGGTGCCCGCTTGCAGGCAGATCATGCGGAAGCAGAGATGCGTGTGGCGCAGGCCAAAGCAGAACAACGACGTGCGGAACAGAAGGCGCGTGAGCAGGAAATGGTAGCACTGACACAGGAAAACCGGGCGAAAGTCGTATTGGCGGAAGCCAAGGTTCCGCAGGCGATTGCCAGTGCGTTTCGTAGTAAGAAAATGGGCCTGATGGATTACTATGAACTGAAAAACGTCCAGGCTGATACGAAGATGCGTGATGCCATTGCAACCCCCGAACGGGAAATGACCCCTTCCTCATAG
- a CDS encoding NfeD family protein has translation MDYSLIAILALAVALMMMVAEIFLPSGGIIAVLALTSIAGSVWAAWMAWWGTSPGSWWTYIASVIVLIPTTLGFAVRIFPNTAWGKKVIHEVPTLDEVTGFREETEHLQSLIGKIGKTQTLLNPSGFVLVNHERHHCESQGMIVDAQVNVEIIAVEGNRLVVKVVKQPDTDEAKSGEESTTSDDKIADESLDFEVPES, from the coding sequence ATGGATTATTCACTCATTGCAATTCTAGCTTTAGCTGTCGCGTTGATGATGATGGTCGCCGAGATCTTTCTTCCCTCTGGCGGAATCATTGCTGTTCTGGCATTAACCAGTATTGCCGGTTCTGTCTGGGCGGCCTGGATGGCCTGGTGGGGAACGAGCCCTGGATCATGGTGGACTTATATCGCCAGCGTGATTGTACTGATTCCCACGACGCTGGGGTTTGCAGTGCGAATCTTTCCCAATACTGCCTGGGGGAAAAAGGTGATTCACGAAGTTCCGACTTTGGATGAGGTAACGGGGTTTCGTGAAGAAACCGAGCATTTACAATCTCTGATCGGAAAGATTGGAAAAACACAAACTCTTTTGAACCCCAGCGGGTTCGTACTCGTTAATCATGAAAGACACCACTGCGAAAGCCAGGGCATGATAGTGGATGCGCAGGTGAATGTCGAAATTATTGCGGTAGAAGGGAACAGACTGGTCGTCAAGGTTGTCAAACAGCCTGATACAGATGAGGCGAAGTCAGGAGAGGAATCAACGACCTCCGATGATAAAATCGCTGATGAGTCACTCGACTTTGAAGTGCCAGAGAGCTGA
- a CDS encoding DUF4332 domain-containing protein: MKITRIHVNQFGNWQDLNLAALDPGINVFYGPNETGKSTLMRMIRGILYGFQSDELREHSRVPDSVPWSALLDIRHQGQFYEIQRQTTANGRGHFSFQSQSRGTSGTELLTSLQSGVNESVYENVFAIGLNELQELGTLHGDQVAQHIYGLTLGPEGQAILDASKAVSHSRQSLLSRDAKSGKLPDLYQQLQEIDAKLADLKQQSQRFFNLSDDLQKVHAESDSLKKRKSGLQYQIRGHRFLDRVWKPWQEVQDLQQQLKQLPVVAEFPEDGVNLLNEYDREIKQVETKLNEIKTELSGLRKQIEQAELDNDLLNFAPSIQSLVDQKPWMTDLEQQHQSGNTRVQELETILQNYLNQNKNLGNVTHVKTTPDNNQRLIEAAREYRLAGAKRKNAHRRYKKVSRKYQQTLASLQERSARLLNGHSIEAELKRARERMKHLERLSQLRVRESEFVIRQEAAREQLERLQTNSRLPGWAKKTLFGFAIAGVFLVLAGFWRGVSDAKLVGLIYCLSGLFLGGITWAIKKHFELDVQDQAEELQDESWALDVHLRETRQEIERIMEDEYFALKSLSEGHSLSSHRQRESVPALNFNDENILRTDLLHELALKIAELEQLEVDQQQAQKTRQLLVKLRNRSQEIQRNFSSKRHEWCECLKQLGLTETLKVDDAFRMWHQVSQANLYRNQRELEQQKIKPCGDLVDMYFNRVRELSLRMNRRQQNTENPFEQVATWERELETISSQREERARLMKQEQRLRQEADALKLKREEFSHLRSTLLIQGGAASREDFLKRAASMTERIQIEKTLATAQRELERASQSEQEMAIVEEDLLNFDAEANAEHLEMLNLELEDIEQDLVTTAENMGRLKQDYQNAKTDRSAVQLRFQREQILEQIRQASEEWFTTELSAVGLQKLQAEFERTSQPETLAIASDYLRQLTNGRYCNIWTPLGEQYPKVDDNEGHTLTVSELSSGTREQLFLAIRLAMVERFRNNGVELPMVLDDVLVNFDQSRTQAAIETLISVAEKGQQILFFTCHLHLTHLFEEQGKPAVWLTEESSKQETSSPRLSQLPVATEQQLQPAPSNQSSTAVLEGPLPAEPIYQLEWSSPLHELSSLNQFQVQKLNQAGIHSIAQLLSQSADELSTRLAEEISAGLIFEWQSQARLASCIRGIKPQQAAFLVQCGITEPGDITSMSCTELWSLIDSSLPAETSVTEALVQEWFQSAHQARTFQLQKPTPTEQKPQQPAPQERRDYRRDGSHSDSGNTKPITPPFYLNRSMPVEQAPSIGPKTAHRLEKVGIFSVNDFLECNPENVANQLNVSHIKERTIRIWKKQAKLVCCVPGLRGHDAQILVACGFYEPDQIVRTSPQELYGKVKSFVKTSEGQQIIRGGKRPDFNEITDWIQWSQKARKLHAA, translated from the coding sequence ATGAAAATTACCAGAATCCATGTAAACCAGTTTGGGAACTGGCAGGACCTGAATCTTGCTGCACTCGATCCGGGAATCAATGTATTCTACGGCCCGAACGAAACGGGTAAATCGACGCTGATGCGCATGATTCGCGGCATCCTTTATGGTTTTCAGTCCGACGAGTTGCGCGAACATTCACGCGTTCCCGATTCCGTACCCTGGTCTGCGCTGTTGGATATCCGTCACCAGGGACAGTTCTACGAAATTCAGAGACAGACAACTGCGAATGGCAGAGGTCATTTTTCGTTCCAGAGTCAGTCCAGGGGAACCTCTGGCACTGAGCTTTTGACCTCGCTTCAGTCTGGGGTGAATGAAAGTGTTTATGAAAATGTATTTGCCATCGGATTGAATGAACTTCAGGAACTGGGAACTCTGCACGGCGATCAGGTTGCACAGCATATCTATGGTTTGACACTTGGACCGGAAGGCCAGGCGATTCTGGATGCATCCAAAGCAGTCAGTCATTCACGACAATCACTATTAAGCCGCGATGCCAAATCAGGAAAACTGCCAGACCTGTATCAGCAGCTGCAGGAAATTGATGCGAAACTGGCTGACCTGAAACAGCAGTCACAACGTTTCTTCAATCTCTCCGACGATCTGCAGAAAGTCCATGCTGAATCGGACAGTCTGAAAAAACGGAAATCAGGACTACAGTACCAGATCCGCGGGCATCGTTTCCTGGATCGTGTCTGGAAACCGTGGCAGGAAGTGCAAGACCTGCAGCAACAGTTGAAACAACTTCCTGTCGTCGCTGAGTTTCCGGAAGACGGCGTGAATCTCCTCAATGAATACGATCGGGAGATCAAGCAGGTAGAAACAAAACTGAACGAAATCAAAACGGAACTCAGTGGCCTGCGTAAACAAATCGAACAGGCGGAGCTGGACAATGACCTGTTAAACTTTGCTCCCAGCATACAGAGTCTGGTAGATCAAAAACCATGGATGACCGACCTGGAACAACAGCACCAATCAGGCAACACCCGGGTTCAGGAACTGGAAACAATCCTCCAGAACTATCTGAACCAGAATAAGAACCTGGGGAATGTCACTCATGTCAAAACTACTCCCGATAATAACCAGCGGCTGATCGAAGCTGCGCGCGAATATCGCCTTGCCGGTGCCAAGCGAAAAAATGCACACCGACGCTACAAAAAAGTTTCACGAAAATATCAACAGACTCTGGCGAGTCTGCAGGAACGGTCTGCACGACTTCTGAACGGACACTCAATCGAAGCAGAGCTGAAACGGGCGCGCGAGCGTATGAAACATCTCGAACGACTCAGCCAGTTACGGGTAAGAGAATCGGAGTTTGTGATTCGCCAGGAAGCAGCCAGGGAACAGCTGGAACGACTGCAAACCAATTCACGCCTGCCCGGCTGGGCTAAGAAAACGTTGTTCGGTTTCGCTATCGCAGGCGTTTTTCTCGTACTCGCAGGGTTCTGGCGGGGAGTCTCTGATGCGAAGCTGGTCGGATTGATTTACTGTCTGAGTGGTCTCTTCCTGGGAGGCATCACATGGGCCATTAAAAAACATTTTGAACTTGATGTGCAGGACCAGGCTGAAGAACTGCAGGATGAAAGCTGGGCACTCGACGTCCACCTGCGCGAGACACGTCAGGAAATCGAGCGTATCATGGAGGATGAGTACTTCGCACTGAAATCTCTCTCGGAAGGGCACTCACTCAGCAGCCATCGGCAGCGGGAGAGTGTACCAGCGTTAAATTTCAATGATGAAAATATTCTCCGTACCGATCTCCTGCATGAACTGGCTCTTAAGATTGCTGAACTGGAACAGCTGGAAGTTGACCAGCAGCAAGCCCAGAAAACGCGTCAATTACTGGTCAAACTGAGGAATCGCTCCCAGGAAATTCAGCGAAACTTCAGCAGCAAACGGCATGAGTGGTGCGAATGTCTTAAACAACTGGGATTGACCGAAACCCTCAAAGTGGATGACGCGTTTCGGATGTGGCATCAGGTTTCACAGGCGAACCTCTACCGGAATCAGCGTGAACTGGAACAACAGAAAATCAAGCCCTGTGGCGATCTGGTTGACATGTATTTCAATCGAGTCCGCGAATTAAGCCTGCGAATGAATCGTCGTCAACAGAATACAGAGAACCCTTTTGAACAGGTTGCCACATGGGAACGCGAACTCGAAACCATTTCAAGCCAGCGTGAAGAACGTGCGCGGTTGATGAAACAAGAACAGCGACTGCGTCAGGAAGCAGACGCTCTGAAGTTGAAGCGAGAGGAATTCAGCCACCTGCGTTCTACCCTGCTCATTCAGGGTGGAGCTGCCAGCCGCGAAGATTTCCTGAAACGGGCCGCCTCGATGACAGAACGGATTCAGATCGAAAAAACTCTGGCAACGGCACAGCGGGAGCTGGAGCGAGCCAGTCAGTCTGAACAGGAAATGGCAATTGTGGAAGAAGACCTGCTGAATTTTGATGCCGAAGCAAATGCCGAACACCTGGAAATGCTCAATCTCGAACTGGAAGATATCGAACAGGATCTGGTCACGACTGCAGAAAACATGGGTCGTCTGAAACAGGATTACCAGAATGCGAAAACGGATCGCAGCGCAGTCCAACTGCGATTTCAGCGCGAGCAGATACTCGAACAGATCAGACAGGCCAGTGAAGAATGGTTTACGACAGAGCTTTCTGCCGTCGGACTTCAGAAACTACAGGCAGAATTTGAACGCACCAGTCAACCGGAAACTCTCGCGATTGCTTCTGATTACCTGAGGCAGCTGACCAATGGAAGATACTGTAACATCTGGACTCCCCTGGGTGAGCAATACCCCAAAGTGGATGACAACGAAGGACACACGCTCACGGTCAGCGAATTGAGCAGTGGTACGCGGGAACAGCTCTTCCTGGCAATCCGACTGGCCATGGTCGAACGTTTCCGTAACAACGGTGTGGAACTACCCATGGTGCTGGACGATGTCCTGGTCAACTTTGACCAGAGCCGAACACAGGCCGCCATTGAAACCCTGATCTCTGTCGCAGAGAAAGGTCAGCAGATTCTGTTTTTCACCTGCCATTTGCACCTGACCCATCTGTTTGAAGAACAAGGGAAACCTGCAGTCTGGCTTACAGAGGAAAGCTCAAAACAGGAAACCTCATCTCCGAGACTCTCGCAGTTGCCTGTGGCGACTGAACAGCAACTGCAGCCTGCTCCTTCGAACCAGTCCTCCACAGCCGTTCTCGAAGGCCCGCTGCCAGCGGAACCGATTTATCAGCTGGAATGGTCGTCCCCCCTTCACGAGTTGTCTTCTCTCAACCAGTTTCAGGTTCAAAAACTGAATCAGGCCGGGATTCATTCAATTGCACAGCTCCTGTCTCAATCGGCCGATGAGCTGTCTACACGGTTAGCAGAAGAAATCTCTGCAGGGCTGATTTTTGAATGGCAGAGTCAGGCTCGTCTGGCGTCCTGCATTCGGGGAATCAAACCACAACAGGCGGCGTTTCTCGTCCAGTGTGGAATCACAGAACCGGGCGATATCACCAGCATGTCCTGCACGGAACTCTGGTCCCTCATCGATTCCAGCCTCCCCGCAGAGACGAGTGTCACTGAAGCACTCGTACAAGAATGGTTTCAGTCTGCACACCAGGCGCGAACATTTCAACTGCAAAAACCAACTCCCACAGAACAGAAACCTCAACAACCTGCACCACAGGAACGACGTGATTATCGCCGGGACGGCTCGCATTCTGACTCAGGAAATACGAAGCCCATCACCCCGCCTTTTTATCTGAATCGTTCCATGCCCGTTGAGCAGGCTCCTTCCATTGGCCCGAAAACCGCACATCGTCTGGAAAAAGTGGGGATCTTCTCGGTCAATGATTTCCTGGAATGTAATCCAGAGAACGTCGCGAATCAGTTAAACGTTTCTCATATTAAAGAACGCACTATTCGGATCTGGAAAAAACAGGCGAAGCTTGTCTGTTGTGTTCCCGGGCTGCGCGGCCACGATGCACAGATTCTGGTTGCCTGTGGATTTTATGAACCGGATCAGATTGTCCGTACTTCCCCGCAGGAATTATATGGCAAAGTAAAATCGTTCGTCAAAACGAGCGAAGGACAACAGATCATACGCGGTGGAAAAAGGCCGGACTTCAATGAAATCACCGACTGGATTCAATGGTCTCAAAAAGCCAGAAAGCTGCATGCTGCCTGA
- a CDS encoding 3-keto-disaccharide hydrolase → MFRLTLVGLFAIQFLLTSTAFAQAPKGDKKFAILDIDKVDEDFQYQGEYYGLIGSDCGWCGETALGLQVVARGDGQFIASLYHGGLPGNGWDRSARVELEGVRQGDVLFLTGGDFQIQVLHGGVVDVRDEAGHLLGQLLKTERRSITLGATPPPGATVLFDGTSTDMLKGAEITEKGLLKEGTEFKQTYRSFRLHLEFRLPYMPYATGQARSNSGVYLQSRYEVQILDSFGLEGVENECGGLYKQKRADVNMCFPPLSWQTYDIAFVAPKFNAEGEKIKNAFITVLLNGVPVHQDYSIIAKTGGGKQEGPELFPIKLQDHTNPVRFRNIWIVDLSNQPDPVYCTPCQSLACDP, encoded by the coding sequence ATGTTTCGTCTTACACTGGTCGGTTTATTTGCGATTCAATTTCTGTTGACTTCGACAGCATTTGCTCAGGCTCCCAAAGGGGATAAAAAATTCGCGATCCTTGATATCGACAAGGTCGATGAGGACTTTCAATACCAGGGTGAATATTACGGTCTGATAGGCAGTGACTGTGGATGGTGTGGCGAAACAGCACTGGGGTTGCAGGTTGTTGCCCGAGGTGATGGCCAATTTATTGCATCACTTTATCACGGTGGACTGCCGGGAAATGGCTGGGACCGTTCTGCTCGCGTTGAACTGGAAGGAGTACGGCAGGGAGATGTGTTATTTCTGACCGGTGGTGATTTTCAGATACAGGTTCTGCATGGTGGTGTTGTTGATGTTCGTGACGAGGCAGGGCATCTGCTCGGTCAATTGCTGAAAACTGAGCGCCGCAGCATCACGCTGGGAGCCACCCCGCCTCCCGGAGCAACCGTGCTGTTTGATGGTACTTCAACCGATATGCTGAAAGGCGCTGAGATTACAGAGAAAGGCCTGTTGAAAGAGGGAACCGAGTTCAAGCAGACCTACCGCAGTTTCCGTCTGCATCTGGAGTTTCGTCTGCCTTACATGCCTTATGCGACAGGTCAGGCTCGCAGTAACAGTGGAGTTTATCTGCAGAGTCGCTATGAAGTCCAGATTCTCGATTCGTTCGGTCTGGAAGGGGTTGAGAATGAGTGTGGAGGACTGTACAAGCAGAAACGGGCTGATGTAAATATGTGTTTTCCGCCTCTCAGCTGGCAGACATATGACATTGCATTTGTGGCTCCCAAATTCAATGCGGAAGGTGAAAAGATCAAAAATGCCTTCATAACGGTTCTGCTGAATGGTGTTCCCGTACATCAGGACTATTCCATCATCGCGAAAACCGGTGGTGGTAAGCAGGAAGGCCCTGAACTGTTTCCCATCAAACTGCAGGATCATACCAATCCGGTAAGGTTTCGAAATATCTGGATTGTGGATTTGAGTAATCAGCCGGATCCGGTTTATTGTACGCCTTGCCAGTCTCTGGCCTGCGACCCGTAA
- a CDS encoding DUF3311 domain-containing protein produces MRYTIYGLVVLLIIIHQDNWLWDDKRLIWGFMPITLLYQAGISIGAAIVWFLATKFAWPHHLEEVAQEPPAQAQESGETK; encoded by the coding sequence ATGAGATACACCATTTATGGCTTGGTTGTCCTGCTTATCATCATTCACCAGGATAACTGGTTGTGGGACGACAAACGTCTCATCTGGGGCTTTATGCCGATCACCCTGCTGTATCAGGCGGGGATTTCCATCGGTGCTGCCATCGTCTGGTTCCTGGCCACGAAGTTTGCCTGGCCACATCACCTCGAAGAAGTTGCGCAAGAACCACCTGCCCAGGCCCAGGAATCAGGAGAAACAAAATAA
- a CDS encoding CinA family nicotinamide mononucleotide deamidase-related protein, with protein sequence MQAEIIAIGSELTNGEKLDTNSQWLSTELAAIGISTHFHTTIADNLDEIAEQFRLSVQRSDLILITGGLGPTLDDLTRQALAELTETDLVLDEKSMEIIEAMFQKRSREMPERNRIQAMFPQGAEPIQNEHGTAPGIWMEVPRIDGESVSLIAAMPGVPSEMKPMFYQSVLPRVTRGTNMIRFARINCFGVGESKTEELLGDITSRGRDPEVGITAHEATITLRIKAMGSSIEECEQKIAATHALIQERLGEFIFGYEDEELEHIVMLLLSQRQQSLATCECGTGGLLSYRLTEVNGSTDWYAGGIVSRFQLISKYLDSNQEQDTVGFDAEGAAQIAQATREKFDSDFALAILLDPHQSWQDPSLVPQAYVALANRETEWVEEIGLTVNRAIAKSRVTKAALNLLRRNLILK encoded by the coding sequence ATGCAAGCAGAAATAATCGCGATTGGCAGTGAACTGACAAATGGCGAAAAACTCGATACCAACAGTCAGTGGCTGAGCACAGAGCTGGCTGCGATCGGCATCTCTACTCATTTTCATACCACGATCGCCGACAATCTGGATGAAATTGCAGAGCAGTTTCGACTCTCCGTGCAGCGTTCCGATCTGATTTTGATCACAGGAGGGCTGGGACCCACGCTGGATGACCTGACCCGACAGGCTCTGGCAGAATTAACAGAGACAGATCTCGTGCTGGATGAAAAATCCATGGAGATCATCGAGGCGATGTTTCAGAAGCGTTCGCGTGAAATGCCTGAGCGGAATCGCATTCAGGCGATGTTTCCCCAGGGCGCGGAACCGATTCAGAATGAACATGGAACCGCCCCGGGAATCTGGATGGAAGTCCCACGGATTGATGGGGAATCAGTCTCGCTGATTGCCGCGATGCCGGGCGTTCCTTCAGAAATGAAGCCGATGTTTTATCAGTCGGTATTACCCCGAGTGACTCGTGGCACGAACATGATTCGCTTTGCGAGAATCAACTGTTTCGGCGTGGGGGAATCAAAGACAGAAGAGTTGCTGGGCGATATCACGAGTCGAGGTCGGGATCCGGAAGTGGGAATCACGGCACATGAAGCGACGATTACTCTGCGGATCAAAGCCATGGGGAGCTCGATTGAGGAGTGTGAACAGAAGATTGCTGCGACGCATGCATTGATTCAGGAGCGACTCGGGGAATTTATCTTTGGTTATGAAGACGAGGAGCTGGAACATATCGTAATGCTGCTGCTCAGCCAGAGACAGCAATCACTGGCGACCTGTGAATGTGGTACCGGAGGGTTGCTTTCCTATCGTTTGACCGAAGTGAATGGTTCCACTGACTGGTATGCAGGGGGAATTGTTTCCCGGTTTCAGTTGATCAGCAAATACCTGGACTCAAATCAGGAACAGGATACGGTTGGATTTGATGCAGAAGGAGCAGCTCAGATTGCGCAGGCGACAAGAGAAAAATTTGACAGCGACTTTGCATTAGCAATTCTGCTTGATCCACATCAGTCGTGGCAGGACCCGAGTCTGGTTCCCCAGGCTTACGTTGCATTAGCGAATCGTGAGACAGAATGGGTGGAAGAAATCGGTCTGACGGTCAATCGGGCGATTGCCAAAAGCCGTGTCACGAAAGCGGCGCTCAATCTGTTAAGACGCAATCTGATCCTGAAGTAA